A genomic region of Ehrlichia japonica contains the following coding sequences:
- the tsaD gene encoding tRNA (adenosine(37)-N6)-threonylcarbamoyltransferase complex transferase subunit TsaD, with translation MNKSVKIVLGIETSCDETAVAIVNSNKEVLSHKILSQQEHLVYGGVVPEIASRAHINYLCGLMRNCIEESQISLSSIDAIAVTTGPGLIGGLIVGIMMAKAIASVIDKPIIEINHLEAHALIIRMFYEVDFPFLLLIISGGHCQFLVAYDVGCYYKLGSSLDDSLGEVFDKVARMLNLGYPGGPIIEERSLFGDGKNFILPRALTNRPGCDFSFSGLKTAVKNIIASQGCINHEFICDISASFQDCVGDILANRINNAIVMSKAIDQRIHKLVVTGGVAANKLLRSRMLMCADDNDFEVLYPPSKLCTDNGIMIGWAGIENLAKGYISNLDFAPKARWPLENLKFSIPKK, from the coding sequence GTGAATAAGTCAGTAAAGATAGTATTGGGTATAGAAACAAGTTGTGATGAGACTGCTGTTGCTATTGTAAATAGTAATAAAGAGGTTTTGTCTCATAAGATTCTTTCGCAGCAAGAGCATTTAGTATATGGTGGAGTTGTTCCAGAAATTGCATCTCGTGCTCATATTAATTATTTGTGCGGTTTAATGCGTAACTGTATAGAAGAATCACAAATTTCTTTAAGTAGTATCGATGCTATTGCCGTTACTACTGGTCCAGGACTTATTGGTGGATTGATAGTTGGTATAATGATGGCTAAAGCAATTGCTAGTGTTATTGATAAGCCTATTATTGAAATTAATCATTTAGAAGCTCATGCTTTAATTATTCGTATGTTTTACGAAGTTGATTTTCCATTTCTATTATTGATAATATCTGGAGGACATTGTCAATTCTTGGTGGCTTATGATGTAGGATGTTATTATAAGTTAGGTTCTTCTTTAGATGATTCTTTGGGAGAGGTATTTGATAAAGTAGCAAGGATGTTAAATCTTGGATATCCTGGAGGACCAATTATTGAAGAAAGGTCTTTGTTTGGCGATGGTAAAAACTTTATTTTACCACGAGCATTAACTAACCGTCCTGGATGTGATTTTTCATTTTCTGGTCTTAAAACTGCTGTAAAAAATATTATTGCAAGTCAGGGATGTATAAATCATGAATTCATATGTGATATTTCAGCATCTTTTCAAGATTGTGTTGGTGATATATTAGCAAATAGAATTAATAATGCAATTGTAATGTCGAAGGCTATAGATCAGAGAATTCATAAGTTAGTAGTTACTGGTGGTGTTGCAGCTAATAAATTATTACGTAGCCGTATGTTAATGTGTGCAGATGATAATGATTTTGAAGTATTATATCCTCCAAGTAAGTTGTGTACTGATAATGGAATTATGATAGGATGGGCTGGTATTGAAAATTTAGCAAAAGGTTATATTTCAAATTTAGATTTTGCTCCAAAAGCAAGATGGCCTTTAGAAAATTTAAAATTTAGTATACCAAAGAAGTAG
- a CDS encoding TAXI family TRAP transporter solute-binding subunit, producing the protein MKKVLVICSFIISVLFNNAIASPDVDGLDKQYILIGTGSMTGVYYLIGGSICRFMTTDYDKSDSKVICSISSTTGSVYNLNSIRYSNMDVSIVQSDLEYYAYNGLGFYEKMPPMDNLRMLASLHREYITIVVRKDSNMSVIDDIKGKRVNIGTPGTGVRVAMLKLLKEKGWTRKDFSVMAELKSSEQAQALCDNKIDVMVDVIGHPNASIQEASATCDITFISLDDKLIADLHAKYPYYQRDIIDGKLYNNPSDIQTVSVKASLVTTTELSDDLAYKIVKSIVTHLRELRGITGALKTLTLQDMATKSDITPMHDGAERYYREIGAIE; encoded by the coding sequence ATGAAAAAAGTATTAGTTATATGTTCATTTATTATTAGTGTGCTTTTTAATAATGCAATTGCTTCACCAGATGTAGATGGTTTAGATAAACAATATATCTTGATTGGTACTGGTTCTATGACAGGAGTATATTATCTGATAGGAGGTAGTATCTGTAGATTTATGACAACTGATTATGATAAGAGTGATAGTAAGGTAATTTGTTCTATTTCTTCTACTACTGGGAGTGTATACAATCTGAATTCTATACGTTATTCAAATATGGATGTAAGCATTGTTCAATCAGACTTAGAGTACTACGCTTATAATGGATTAGGATTTTATGAGAAAATGCCTCCGATGGACAATTTAAGAATGTTAGCATCTTTGCATAGGGAATACATTACTATTGTTGTTAGAAAAGACTCTAATATGTCAGTAATTGATGATATAAAAGGCAAAAGAGTGAATATTGGTACTCCTGGTACTGGGGTAAGAGTAGCAATGTTAAAGCTATTAAAGGAAAAAGGTTGGACTAGAAAAGATTTTTCTGTTATGGCAGAATTAAAGTCGTCAGAACAAGCGCAAGCTTTATGTGACAATAAAATTGATGTAATGGTAGATGTAATTGGGCATCCTAATGCCTCTATTCAGGAAGCATCTGCAACTTGTGATATAACATTTATTTCTTTGGATGATAAATTAATAGCCGATTTACATGCTAAGTATCCTTATTATCAAAGGGATATTATCGATGGTAAATTATATAACAATCCATCAGATATACAGACTGTGTCAGTAAAGGCATCTCTGGTTACAACTACAGAATTAAGTGACGATTTAGCATATAAGATAGTAAAATCTATAGTAACTCATTTACGAGAACTACGTGGTATTACTGGAGCTTTGAAGACTCTTACTCTGCAAGATATGGCGACTAAGTCAGATATTACTCCTATGCATGATGGTGCTGAGCGTTATTATAGGGAAATTGGGGCTATAGAATAA